The following are encoded in a window of Gramella sp. MT6 genomic DNA:
- a CDS encoding GatB/YqeY domain-containing protein, with translation MSLQEKVMAEMKAAMRAKDSVKLEALRAVKGAILLANTESSSKDGLTEEEEMKLLQKLVKQRKDSAQIYKEQGREDLAEPELAQAEVIEQFLPEQMGEAEIEAKVEEIIAKTGASGMQDMGKVMGMATGELAGKADGKTISMIVRKKLA, from the coding sequence ATGAGTTTACAGGAAAAGGTAATGGCCGAAATGAAGGCTGCAATGAGAGCTAAAGACAGTGTAAAGCTTGAGGCTTTGAGGGCTGTAAAAGGAGCTATTTTACTGGCGAACACTGAATCTTCTTCAAAGGACGGACTAACCGAAGAGGAAGAGATGAAGCTTTTGCAAAAACTTGTAAAACAGCGTAAGGATAGTGCCCAGATCTATAAGGAGCAGGGGAGAGAAGATCTTGCTGAACCGGAATTGGCGCAGGCTGAAGTTATTGAGCAATTCCTTCCGGAGCAAATGGGCGAAGCAGAGATCGAAGCAAAGGTTGAGGAGATCATTGCTAAAACCGGAGCTTCCGGAATGCAGGATATGGGAAAAGTAATGGGAATGGCCACCGGAGAACTGGCTGGAAAGGCAGACGGAAAGACTATTTCTATGATCGTAAGAAAGAAATTGGCTTAA
- a CDS encoding alpha/beta hydrolase, producing MKHLIYFLLIFFSAQAIEAQEIYLDSLYKVDAVKTEVYAEKDGENLIIDLYRPAGVDEKTPLIVFMHGGGFSGGSPKNPHEVKFARIAASQGYTVGLISYRLKRKETGFGCDFEASGKIETFQMAAEDFMDAVTYMHNNAEKFQIDKDKIIVGGSSAGAEAVLNAVYNPDLMFDNSEYSDIKFSALFSLAGAIVDARYLGEEQAVPGIFFHGTDDNLVPYATAAHHYCENSKPGYLILDGSKSIVEKLKQLDTSFLFYSFKDARHEISGMPFEYLPEVFSFLKSIIFKDDKIQSVIYK from the coding sequence ATGAAACACCTCATCTATTTCCTACTCATATTTTTTTCGGCACAAGCTATTGAAGCTCAAGAAATTTACCTAGACAGTCTTTATAAGGTCGACGCGGTAAAGACTGAAGTCTATGCCGAAAAAGATGGCGAAAATCTGATCATTGATCTCTACAGACCTGCAGGAGTTGATGAAAAAACTCCTCTCATTGTATTTATGCACGGCGGCGGATTCTCCGGGGGAAGTCCTAAAAATCCTCATGAAGTTAAATTTGCCAGGATTGCTGCTTCCCAGGGCTATACTGTTGGCCTTATCTCTTATCGTTTAAAAAGAAAAGAAACCGGTTTTGGTTGCGATTTTGAAGCTTCGGGGAAGATCGAAACTTTCCAGATGGCCGCTGAAGATTTTATGGATGCCGTAACTTATATGCACAATAATGCTGAAAAATTCCAGATCGATAAAGACAAGATCATTGTGGGTGGAAGCAGTGCGGGAGCAGAAGCTGTCCTAAACGCAGTATATAATCCAGATCTTATGTTCGATAATTCTGAATATTCGGATATCAAATTTTCGGCGTTATTCTCCCTTGCCGGGGCTATCGTGGATGCCAGGTATCTTGGAGAGGAACAGGCAGTTCCCGGGATTTTCTTTCATGGAACAGACGACAACCTGGTGCCCTATGCCACTGCAGCTCATCATTATTGTGAAAATTCAAAACCTGGTTACCTGATCCTTGACGGATCGAAAAGCATAGTTGAAAAGCTTAAACAACTTGATACTTCCTTTCTATTTTACAGTTTCAAAGATGCCAGGCACGAGATCTCGGGTATGCCTTTTGAATATTTGCCTGAAGTTTTCAGTTTTCTGAAATCGATAATTTTTAAAGACGATAAAATCCAGTCAGTTATATACAAATGA
- a CDS encoding histidinol-phosphatase, translating into MRNTIVFSILMISLFYGSVLKAQENKWYKGNLHTHSYWSDGDEFPEMIMQWYKDRDYQFVALSDHNIIAEGVKAITIRNERLYLKAFEEYLDEYGEDWMNYRRLEDGVQVQLKTLEEFRPLFEEPEKFMIFKAEEVTSYLDDKAVHMGAINIDTVIQPRKGNTIVELIQNNLDAIMEQGEQIGKTVLQHLNHPNFTYAVTANDIKQIDGERFFEVFNGHPYVNNYGDSIHDSTEQMWDQVNIAYLAMDKPLLFGIATDDSHHYHKFGSKWSNAGRGWVEVRAESLSPESILKAMYAGDFYASTGVELSKMNFDGTKLSIAVKEAKNVNYEIQFIGVQEGSIESEILKTVKEPQATFEIPADVLFVRAKIISDKLKKNPYQEGDVEVAWTQPVSRK; encoded by the coding sequence ATGAGAAATACAATAGTCTTTTCAATATTAATGATTTCCCTTTTCTACGGAAGTGTACTGAAGGCTCAGGAAAACAAATGGTATAAAGGAAACCTGCATACACATTCCTACTGGAGCGATGGGGACGAGTTTCCAGAAATGATTATGCAGTGGTACAAGGACCGTGACTACCAGTTCGTGGCCCTTTCAGACCATAACATTATTGCTGAAGGTGTAAAAGCGATCACAATCCGCAACGAAAGGTTGTATCTAAAAGCCTTTGAAGAATACCTTGATGAATATGGGGAAGACTGGATGAATTACCGCAGGCTGGAAGATGGTGTGCAAGTCCAGCTAAAAACGCTGGAAGAATTCCGTCCGCTTTTTGAGGAGCCGGAAAAGTTCATGATCTTCAAGGCTGAAGAAGTGACTTCTTATTTAGATGACAAGGCTGTACATATGGGGGCGATAAACATCGATACGGTGATCCAACCCAGGAAGGGAAATACTATTGTAGAACTGATCCAGAATAACCTGGATGCCATTATGGAACAGGGAGAGCAGATTGGGAAGACCGTGCTGCAGCATTTGAATCATCCAAATTTCACCTATGCCGTCACGGCCAATGATATAAAACAAATAGATGGTGAAAGGTTTTTTGAAGTTTTTAATGGTCACCCTTATGTAAACAATTATGGCGATAGTATCCACGACAGCACCGAGCAGATGTGGGACCAGGTAAACATCGCCTATCTCGCCATGGACAAACCACTGCTTTTTGGAATTGCTACCGACGACAGTCACCATTATCATAAATTTGGTTCTAAATGGAGCAATGCCGGCCGCGGCTGGGTGGAAGTAAGAGCAGAAAGTCTATCTCCCGAAAGCATCCTTAAAGCAATGTACGCTGGAGATTTCTATGCAAGTACCGGGGTGGAACTCTCCAAAATGAATTTCGACGGAACCAAACTTAGCATCGCCGTAAAAGAAGCAAAAAATGTGAATTATGAGATACAATTCATCGGGGTGCAAGAAGGTTCAATTGAAAGTGAGATCCTAAAGACTGTAAAAGAACCCCAGGCCACCTTCGAAATCCCGGCGGATGTCCTGTTCGTAAGGGCCAAGATCATTTCAGATAAATTAAAGAAAAATCCATACCAGGAAGGTGATGTTGAAGTCGCCTGGACGCAACCTGTTTCCAGAAAATAA
- a CDS encoding glycoside hydrolase family 2 TIM barrel-domain containing protein, producing MRSIPYFLILFMAIGPFIHAQRLVKTVNSAWEFELENSKSKETVNIPHTWNAEDPFTDGLYFRGKGIYQKDIFIPKDWSDRAVFLKFEAANQVTQLFVNDQLVGEHIGGYTAFVFDLTEALNFGTENNIRVEVDNSHNTDIPPLEADFNFYGGIYRDIEMIVTAKSHFRLEGEAGGNILIKTPEVSEKNARVTFDGNIVNPGKDLDLQIKISDPSGNIVSEKSLAANTGNFSADFSIDNPKIWSPENPQLYSLQAYLIEQNTGEIKDSFFSKFGCRWFTADPEKGFILNGKPIKLIGANRHQDFENMGNAVPNSIHRKDYQMIKDMGANFIRTAHYPQDPEVYRICDELGLLVWTEVPVINDVTDTEAYHQNAINMQREQVLQLYNHPSIVFWGYMNEIFIRLVFTGDMSEEAKNAKIATSVKLAKKLEAETKKLDTSRLSVMALHENELYNTSGIADIPDVIGWNLYFGWYTPGLENLGRFLDEQHKRYPNRPLLISEYGPGSDSRIQTNDPKPWDYSEAYQLKSHVSYLNQVIERDYMLGMAAWNFVDFGSSGRQDSRPFINQKGLVNFDREPKDIYYYYKARLTKEPFVYIAGKNHETRYIAKDSLVNVKVFSNSELVHLEIDDTEKFEATVKDNIAEFSLKLSEGKHRLTAISGKAKDQRSIKVHFRDDLIKNLDNNSLLVNVGSHSDFIDEESGEIWISDQEFSGDFGYVGGESFQQSKNKFQGTAANIKGTDKEPLFQTMREGIDSYKFEVPKGKYRVSLLFTEPNRGASTQNIYNLTSEEIDTEKGVREFDIFLNGRKVEGNLNLAREYGILQAVEISYEIMSEGELNIEFKPNKGKTIISGIRLEKL from the coding sequence ATGAGATCTATTCCCTATTTCCTGATCCTGTTTATGGCGATCGGTCCTTTTATTCATGCCCAAAGGCTGGTAAAAACCGTCAATTCTGCCTGGGAATTTGAACTGGAAAATTCTAAATCAAAGGAAACTGTAAATATCCCGCATACCTGGAATGCTGAGGATCCTTTTACTGATGGCCTTTATTTCAGAGGTAAGGGAATCTATCAAAAGGATATTTTCATTCCTAAAGACTGGAGCGATCGGGCGGTATTTCTGAAATTTGAAGCAGCCAATCAGGTCACGCAGCTATTTGTGAACGATCAACTGGTTGGTGAACATATTGGAGGGTATACCGCTTTCGTTTTTGACCTGACCGAGGCTCTGAACTTCGGAACGGAAAATAATATCAGGGTCGAAGTTGACAATTCCCATAATACAGATATCCCTCCACTTGAAGCCGATTTCAACTTTTACGGCGGGATATATCGCGATATCGAAATGATCGTCACCGCGAAAAGTCATTTTCGACTGGAAGGTGAAGCCGGGGGAAACATTCTTATCAAAACTCCGGAAGTAAGTGAAAAAAATGCGAGGGTCACTTTTGATGGAAATATTGTAAATCCTGGTAAAGACCTAGACCTACAAATAAAGATCAGCGATCCTTCAGGAAATATAGTTTCTGAAAAAAGTCTCGCGGCGAATACCGGAAATTTCTCTGCAGATTTTTCTATCGATAATCCAAAAATATGGTCCCCGGAGAATCCTCAACTGTATTCATTGCAAGCTTACCTCATTGAACAAAATACTGGGGAAATTAAAGATTCATTCTTCTCGAAATTTGGCTGTCGCTGGTTCACCGCAGATCCTGAAAAAGGATTTATTCTCAACGGAAAACCTATCAAACTTATAGGTGCAAACCGCCACCAGGATTTCGAAAATATGGGTAACGCAGTGCCCAATTCCATTCACCGTAAAGATTATCAGATGATCAAGGATATGGGCGCTAATTTTATAAGAACCGCACATTATCCACAGGATCCAGAGGTTTATAGAATTTGTGATGAACTGGGCTTACTGGTCTGGACCGAAGTCCCAGTGATAAACGATGTGACCGATACTGAAGCTTATCACCAGAACGCCATAAATATGCAGCGGGAACAGGTTCTTCAACTTTATAATCATCCTTCTATAGTTTTCTGGGGGTACATGAACGAGATATTCATCAGGCTTGTCTTCACGGGTGACATGAGTGAAGAAGCGAAAAATGCCAAGATCGCTACCAGTGTGAAACTCGCTAAAAAGCTGGAAGCTGAAACAAAAAAACTGGACACCAGTAGGCTGAGTGTGATGGCACTACATGAAAATGAATTATATAACACTTCGGGTATCGCAGACATACCAGATGTGATCGGCTGGAACCTTTATTTTGGTTGGTACACTCCCGGTCTTGAAAACCTTGGGAGATTCCTGGATGAGCAGCATAAGAGATATCCAAATCGTCCCCTTCTAATTTCAGAATATGGTCCTGGTAGTGATTCCAGGATCCAGACCAACGATCCGAAACCATGGGATTACAGCGAAGCTTACCAGCTAAAAAGCCATGTCAGTTATCTAAACCAGGTGATCGAAAGAGATTATATGCTGGGAATGGCCGCCTGGAATTTTGTCGATTTTGGTTCTTCGGGCCGGCAGGACAGCAGGCCGTTCATCAATCAAAAAGGGCTGGTGAATTTTGACCGGGAGCCCAAGGACATCTATTATTATTACAAAGCAAGATTGACCAAAGAGCCTTTTGTGTATATCGCCGGGAAAAATCATGAAACCAGGTATATCGCTAAAGACAGCCTGGTAAATGTGAAAGTATTTTCAAATTCAGAGCTCGTTCACCTAGAGATAGATGATACTGAAAAATTCGAGGCTACTGTAAAAGACAATATTGCAGAATTCAGTTTAAAACTTTCAGAAGGAAAACATAGGCTTACCGCCATATCAGGAAAGGCTAAAGACCAAAGAAGCATAAAAGTGCATTTTAGAGATGATCTCATCAAAAATCTGGATAACAATTCTCTGCTTGTTAATGTGGGAAGCCATAGCGATTTTATTGACGAAGAATCAGGTGAGATCTGGATAAGCGACCAGGAGTTTTCGGGTGATTTTGGATATGTAGGTGGCGAAAGCTTTCAACAGTCTAAAAACAAATTCCAGGGCACCGCCGCAAATATTAAAGGAACAGACAAAGAGCCGCTTTTTCAAACCATGAGAGAAGGAATCGATTCTTATAAATTCGAAGTTCCGAAAGGGAAATATCGTGTTTCATTATTATTCACAGAACCCAATCGCGGAGCTTCAACCCAAAACATCTATAACCTGACTTCGGAAGAGATAGATACTGAAAAAGGAGTGAGAGAATTTGATATTTTCCTAAACGGTAGAAAGGTTGAGGGAAATTTGAATCTCGCCAGGGAATACGGAATTCTCCAGGCGGTGGAGATCAGTTATGAGATCATGAGTGAAGGTGAATTGAATATAGAATTCAAACCGAATAAAGGAAAGACCATTATTTCAGGGATCAGGTTGGAAAAACTATAA
- the bglX gene encoding beta-glucosidase BglX, giving the protein MKKTYLSIFCMALMGISFLSAQEKIPEVEELLSKMTLEEKIGQLNLLTPGGGVATGSVVSEDVEAKIKAGNVGGVFGVSSPEKVRQAQEIAVKNSRLGIPLLIGSDIIHGYKTTYPIPLGLSSSWDMELMKQGAQLAAKEATADGINWNFSPMVDIARDPRWGRIAEGAGEDPYLGSQIAKAMVEGYQGEDLTQPNTMMATVKHMALYGAPEAGRDYNSVDMSRLKMFNEYLPPYQAAVDAGVGSVMTSFNDIDGIPASGNKWLLTDLLRERWGFDGFVVSDYTSVNEMIAHGMGDLQAVSAMAINAGLDMDMVGEGFLTTLKKSVDEGKVSEEQITKAARRILEAKHKLGLLQDPYLYSDESRPEKDILTEENRSLARKAATRSFVLLKKHNNTLPLAKNANIALIGPLANNKNNMLGTWAPTGNPQLSVPILEGLKNVAPEAKIEYAKGSNISNDSSFAKKVNVFGERIQISDESPETLLREALDLANSSDVIVAVVGEATEMSGEAASRTDITIPDAQKKLIRELVKTGKPVVLVLMSGRPLDISEEMSLPVSILQIWHPGVEAGNAVGDVLFGDYNPSGKLTNSWPRSVGQIPIHYRMKTTGRPGPENGDFQKFKTNYLDSPNSPLLPFGFGLSYTTFEYSDVKASSESLNADGSIELSATVTNTGDFDGEEIVQLYLHDKVRSVTPPGRELKGFKKIMLKKGESKTVTFTVSEEDLKFYNSAIEYVAEPGEFDFAIGGSSAVEFKGSFTLKK; this is encoded by the coding sequence ATGAAGAAAACTTATTTATCGATATTTTGTATGGCCCTGATGGGAATCTCATTCCTGTCGGCCCAGGAGAAAATACCTGAGGTGGAAGAGTTATTATCTAAAATGACCCTGGAAGAAAAGATAGGGCAGTTAAACCTTCTAACTCCAGGTGGAGGAGTGGCTACAGGTTCTGTAGTGAGCGAAGATGTGGAAGCAAAGATCAAGGCAGGGAATGTTGGTGGTGTATTTGGTGTTTCCAGTCCTGAAAAGGTAAGACAGGCACAGGAGATCGCGGTAAAGAATTCCAGGCTTGGAATTCCACTTTTAATAGGATCTGATATTATTCATGGTTATAAAACCACCTATCCAATTCCGCTGGGGCTATCTTCCAGCTGGGATATGGAACTTATGAAACAAGGAGCCCAGTTAGCTGCAAAGGAAGCAACGGCAGATGGGATCAACTGGAATTTTTCTCCTATGGTAGATATTGCCCGTGATCCAAGATGGGGTCGTATTGCTGAAGGTGCCGGGGAAGACCCTTATTTAGGATCTCAGATCGCCAAAGCTATGGTGGAAGGCTACCAGGGTGAAGATCTTACCCAGCCTAATACCATGATGGCAACCGTAAAACATATGGCCTTATACGGTGCGCCGGAAGCCGGTAGAGATTACAATAGTGTAGACATGAGCCGTCTTAAAATGTTCAACGAATACCTTCCTCCTTATCAGGCGGCAGTGGACGCTGGAGTAGGAAGTGTGATGACCTCTTTTAATGATATAGACGGAATTCCTGCTTCGGGAAATAAATGGTTGCTTACCGATCTTCTAAGAGAGCGATGGGGATTTGATGGTTTCGTGGTTTCAGATTATACTTCTGTGAATGAAATGATCGCTCACGGGATGGGTGATCTTCAGGCTGTTTCTGCAATGGCGATCAATGCCGGATTAGATATGGATATGGTTGGGGAAGGCTTCCTTACTACTCTGAAGAAATCTGTGGATGAAGGAAAAGTTTCCGAAGAACAGATCACCAAAGCGGCAAGAAGGATACTTGAGGCTAAGCATAAATTGGGCTTACTGCAGGATCCTTATTTATATTCAGATGAAAGTCGTCCGGAAAAGGATATTTTGACTGAAGAGAATAGAAGTCTGGCTAGGAAAGCAGCCACCAGGTCTTTTGTGCTTCTTAAAAAGCATAACAACACCCTTCCGTTGGCTAAGAACGCCAATATTGCGCTTATAGGTCCGTTGGCGAATAATAAGAACAATATGCTGGGAACCTGGGCTCCAACCGGGAATCCTCAGCTTTCTGTGCCTATTCTTGAAGGATTGAAGAATGTAGCTCCTGAAGCAAAGATCGAATATGCCAAAGGTTCGAATATTTCTAATGACAGCAGTTTTGCTAAAAAAGTGAACGTATTTGGTGAACGTATCCAAATCTCTGATGAGTCTCCTGAAACCCTACTGAGGGAGGCTCTGGATTTGGCGAATTCTTCAGATGTTATTGTGGCCGTTGTTGGTGAGGCTACCGAGATGAGCGGTGAAGCAGCCAGCCGTACTGATATTACCATCCCTGATGCTCAGAAAAAACTGATCAGAGAACTTGTGAAAACCGGGAAGCCAGTGGTACTGGTTCTTATGAGTGGGCGTCCTCTTGATATTTCCGAAGAAATGTCTTTGCCGGTAAGTATACTTCAGATCTGGCATCCGGGCGTTGAGGCGGGTAATGCCGTGGGTGATGTGCTTTTTGGAGACTATAACCCTTCCGGAAAACTTACCAATAGTTGGCCGAGAAGCGTAGGCCAGATACCGATTCATTACCGTATGAAGACAACCGGTAGACCTGGACCTGAAAATGGTGATTTTCAGAAATTCAAAACTAATTACCTGGATTCTCCAAATTCGCCATTATTGCCATTTGGTTTCGGACTAAGTTATACCACTTTTGAATATAGCGACGTAAAAGCAAGTTCTGAGAGCCTGAATGCCGATGGTTCCATTGAACTGAGCGCGACAGTCACCAATACAGGTGATTTTGATGGAGAAGAGATCGTGCAGCTTTATCTGCACGATAAAGTGAGAAGCGTAACGCCACCGGGACGTGAACTTAAAGGATTTAAAAAGATCATGCTTAAAAAAGGTGAATCTAAAACGGTGACCTTTACCGTGAGCGAAGAAGATCTTAAATTCTACAACTCAGCTATAGAATATGTAGCCGAGCCGGGAGAATTTGATTTTGCTATTGGAGGATCTTCAGCAGTTGAATTTAAAGGTTCGTTCACCTTGAAGAAGTAA
- a CDS encoding family 43 glycosylhydrolase codes for MKSLKNILTSVALLVAILVNSQEVIPETYINPLDIDYTYMVYNSSKNISYRSGADPAVIEFQGEYYMFVTRSFGYWHSTDLVNWEFIKPKQWFFEGSNAPTAFNYKDSLVYFAGDPAGYGSILYTDDPKSGEWTPTASISNNIQDSELFIDDDGKTYLYWGSSNVHPLKVKMLDKDDRFLETGVQKELINLVEEEHGWERFGENNYHPTLKEGYMEGASMTKHDGKYYLQYAAPGTQFNVYADAAYIGETPLGPFKYMKNNPMSFKPGGFTNGAGHGITVKQTNGQYWHFATMALASNSHWERRLCMFPTYFDEEGLMYTDTSYGDYPLFGPDHPTKAGQHSGWMLLSYEGKATVSSSAIQIRKSTATDGDYDITEMPLEKNDNGEITSKVLTDESPKSFWVAEANDNNQWVEIEMLSPGNIYAFQLNFHDEESGIYTRTEGLRHRFTLEVSEDGKNWKTVVDRSNSYEDAPNAYMPLNKPVKAKYVRYNNIEVPGNNLALSEIRVFGKGLGKKPATVEGFKVDRKEDRRDASLEWEPVKGAQGYNIRWGIAPDKLYQAWLVYDVNEHFMRNLDRDTEYYFSIEAFNENGISEQTDTILVK; via the coding sequence ATGAAGAGTTTAAAAAATATACTTACGTCTGTAGCTTTGTTGGTCGCTATTTTGGTTAATTCACAAGAAGTGATTCCGGAAACTTATATAAATCCGCTGGATATAGATTATACCTATATGGTGTATAATTCCAGTAAGAATATTTCCTATCGTTCTGGTGCAGATCCTGCGGTCATTGAGTTCCAGGGGGAATACTATATGTTCGTGACCCGCTCTTTCGGGTACTGGCATTCTACAGATCTTGTCAACTGGGAATTCATTAAACCTAAACAATGGTTTTTTGAAGGTTCCAATGCACCTACAGCTTTTAACTACAAGGATTCGCTGGTATATTTCGCCGGGGATCCTGCAGGTTACGGAAGTATCCTGTATACCGATGACCCAAAAAGTGGTGAATGGACACCAACTGCTTCGATTTCTAATAATATTCAGGATTCAGAATTGTTTATAGATGACGACGGGAAAACCTACCTGTATTGGGGATCCTCTAATGTTCATCCTTTAAAGGTGAAAATGCTGGATAAGGATGATAGATTTCTGGAAACCGGAGTTCAAAAAGAATTGATCAACCTGGTTGAAGAAGAACACGGTTGGGAGCGCTTTGGGGAAAATAATTATCATCCAACCCTTAAAGAAGGATATATGGAAGGCGCTTCCATGACCAAACATGATGGTAAATATTACCTGCAGTATGCCGCGCCGGGTACCCAATTCAATGTGTATGCAGATGCCGCTTATATTGGAGAAACTCCACTGGGACCATTTAAATATATGAAGAATAATCCCATGAGTTTTAAGCCCGGAGGTTTCACCAATGGTGCCGGTCACGGGATTACGGTAAAGCAAACCAATGGTCAATACTGGCATTTTGCCACGATGGCCCTGGCTTCTAATTCTCATTGGGAACGTCGTTTATGCATGTTTCCAACTTATTTTGATGAGGAAGGCCTGATGTATACAGATACAAGTTATGGTGATTACCCGTTGTTTGGCCCAGATCATCCAACTAAGGCCGGTCAGCATAGCGGCTGGATGTTACTTTCTTATGAGGGGAAGGCTACAGTATCATCTTCAGCAATTCAGATAAGAAAAAGTACGGCGACAGACGGTGACTATGACATTACCGAAATGCCACTGGAAAAGAACGACAATGGTGAAATTACTTCAAAGGTTTTAACCGACGAGAGCCCTAAATCATTCTGGGTTGCCGAAGCTAATGATAATAACCAATGGGTGGAGATCGAAATGCTTTCTCCTGGAAATATCTATGCCTTTCAACTGAATTTTCATGATGAGGAATCAGGAATTTATACGCGAACTGAAGGATTACGTCACCGTTTTACCTTGGAAGTTTCAGAAGATGGTAAGAATTGGAAAACAGTTGTAGACAGAAGTAATAGCTACGAAGATGCTCCAAATGCTTATATGCCTCTGAATAAGCCTGTAAAAGCAAAATACGTTCGATATAACAATATTGAGGTGCCCGGAAATAACCTGGCCTTATCTGAAATAAGGGTTTTTGGAAAAGGCCTCGGGAAAAAACCGGCCACGGTTGAAGGCTTTAAAGTTGACCGAAAGGAGGATCGAAGAGATGCCTCCCTGGAGTGGGAGCCGGTAAAAGGAGCTCAGGGTTATAATATCCGCTGGGGCATTGCTCCAGATAAACTATACCAGGCCTGGCTAGTCTATGATGTAAATGAACATTTTATGCGTAACCTCGACCGTGATACCGAGTATTACTTCAGTATTGAAGCATTTAATGAAAATGGTATTTCAGAGCAAACAGATACCATCCTTGTAAAGTAA
- a CDS encoding prolyl oligopeptidase family serine peptidase encodes MKNRLKYLLIALGLILLLTPFNINAQSKEDFKKEQFISENDTLNYRVLFPDNFKKTKKYPVVLVLHGAGERGDNNEAQLVHGSDVFLNEENREKFPAIVIFPQAPKEDYWAKVEVKRDTMPFQFDFRNKEEPTKSLNLVMKMMDSVVAQEYVNKDRVYVGGLSMGGMGTYEILYKKPDMFAAAFAICGGANPEIAETYPKGFNIWIFHGEKDDIVPPRFSKRMAREINHNGGNAKLTLYPDDNHNSWDSAFSEPYLLPWLFSKERNENTY; translated from the coding sequence ATGAAAAATAGATTGAAATATTTACTGATCGCTTTAGGTTTGATTTTATTATTGACGCCTTTCAATATTAATGCTCAGTCTAAAGAAGATTTTAAAAAAGAACAATTCATTTCTGAAAATGACACCCTTAATTACAGGGTTCTTTTTCCGGACAATTTCAAGAAAACCAAAAAATATCCGGTAGTTCTGGTATTACACGGGGCAGGAGAACGTGGCGATAATAACGAAGCACAATTGGTACATGGAAGTGATGTCTTTCTTAATGAGGAAAACCGTGAAAAGTTCCCGGCTATTGTCATATTTCCACAGGCACCAAAGGAGGATTATTGGGCGAAAGTGGAAGTGAAAAGAGACACCATGCCCTTTCAGTTCGATTTTAGGAATAAAGAAGAACCCACCAAATCATTGAATCTTGTTATGAAAATGATGGATTCTGTAGTAGCCCAGGAATATGTAAATAAAGACAGGGTGTATGTAGGAGGATTATCTATGGGTGGAATGGGAACTTACGAGATACTTTATAAGAAGCCTGACATGTTCGCCGCGGCATTTGCCATTTGTGGAGGAGCGAATCCTGAAATTGCTGAAACTTATCCAAAAGGTTTTAATATCTGGATCTTTCATGGAGAGAAAGACGATATAGTACCCCCAAGATTTTCGAAAAGAATGGCCAGAGAGATTAATCATAATGGCGGAAATGCCAAACTTACATTGTATCCCGATGATAATCATAATAGTTGGGATTCAGCATTTTCGGAACCCTATCTATTACCATGGTTGTTCTCAAAAGAGCGAAATGAAAATACTTATTAA